A stretch of the Prochlorococcus marinus str. MIT 0918 genome encodes the following:
- a CDS encoding ribbon-helix-helix domain-containing protein, translating to MATRQNSSNGKPKSPRVQVVLPEQLCERLTFLAEQESRTVSNMAKVLIQEGIEKMESENLAKKENISIERKTDQFRSSLESQPARRLRGAPKRIRIYKS from the coding sequence ATGGCTACCCGGCAAAATTCATCCAACGGGAAGCCTAAATCTCCTAGGGTGCAAGTGGTACTTCCTGAACAATTATGTGAGCGACTAACTTTCTTAGCAGAACAAGAGTCTCGAACAGTAAGCAATATGGCAAAAGTACTCATACAAGAAGGCATAGAAAAAATGGAATCAGAAAATCTCGCCAAAAAAGAAAATATCAGCATCGAACGCAAGACCGATCAATTCCGATCATCACTCGAATCACAACCAGCACGACGACTCAGAGGAGCGCCAAAAAGAATCAGAATATATAAATCCTAA
- a CDS encoding trypsin-like peptidase domain-containing protein, protein MAIKTFFVIAKKSKRFSIYSLSIIILGIQIISNIATPIVSAKDIKDLYKQTSSKKSFVTEAIRKSAPAVVTIETQKRVLNNHRNIMPRGLLIDPYFERFFGMPNMNYPRSSIQRGQGSGVIFSSKGYILTNAHVVENIDTLTIGLSDGRRVSGRLIGQDSLTDLAVIKIDQIGRWPKASLGDSSEIEVGDWAIAVGNPYGLEKTVTLGIISNLNRNVNQLGISDKRLNLIQTDAAINPGNSGGPLLNSDGEVIGINTLVRSGPGAGLGFAIPINTAISIANQLVSIGKAIHPMIGVNLSYRNDYLRVNKKNKGDLKGAVIIYILPGGPAYKKGLNINDIIISVNGKEIIGPNDVVKAISNNGIKEAMAFTIIRNQRKLKFYITPTDLQTLKPR, encoded by the coding sequence AGCAAAAGACATAAAAGATTTATATAAGCAAACTTCATCAAAAAAATCATTTGTAACTGAGGCAATCAGAAAAAGTGCTCCTGCTGTTGTGACCATTGAAACTCAAAAAAGAGTATTAAATAATCATCGAAATATTATGCCAAGAGGATTATTAATAGACCCATATTTCGAAAGATTTTTTGGTATGCCAAACATGAATTATCCTCGATCAAGTATTCAAAGAGGACAAGGCAGTGGAGTCATATTTTCTTCAAAAGGTTATATATTAACAAATGCTCATGTTGTAGAAAATATAGATACTTTAACGATAGGTCTTTCTGATGGGAGAAGAGTTTCAGGTCGTCTAATTGGGCAAGATTCTCTTACTGATCTAGCAGTAATTAAGATTGATCAAATTGGAAGATGGCCTAAGGCATCTTTAGGAGATTCTAGTGAAATTGAAGTTGGTGATTGGGCAATTGCTGTAGGTAATCCTTATGGCTTAGAAAAAACAGTAACATTAGGCATTATTAGTAATTTAAATAGAAATGTTAACCAACTAGGTATATCAGATAAACGTCTGAATTTAATACAAACAGATGCTGCAATTAACCCTGGAAACTCGGGTGGACCATTATTAAATTCAGATGGAGAGGTTATTGGAATTAACACTCTTGTGCGATCTGGACCTGGAGCAGGGTTAGGATTTGCTATACCAATAAATACAGCAATATCGATTGCCAATCAGTTAGTTTCCATAGGTAAAGCTATTCATCCTATGATTGGCGTCAATCTATCTTATAGAAATGATTATCTAAGAGTAAATAAAAAAAACAAAGGTGACTTAAAAGGAGCAGTAATTATATATATTTTACCTGGCGGTCCAGCATACAAGAAAGGACTAAATATTAACGATATTATTATTAGTGTAAATGGCAAAGAAATTATTGGGCCTAATGATGTTGTTAAGGCTATTAGTAATAATGGAATAAAAGAAGCTATGGCCTTTACAATAATTAGAAATCAAAGAAAATTAAAATTTTATATTACACCAACTGATCTACAAACTTTAAAGCCACGTTAG
- a CDS encoding ABC-F family ATP-binding cassette domain-containing protein yields the protein MIRLERVSKIYPTAQVLKDITWELKAGQRIGLVGVNGAGKSTQLKIIAGLEEVTSGEVIYEGEPRIAYLQQEFDVDVNQTVREELFKAFADASEVLNQIREIELLMGSIKAKTDATHLDFLIKKLGELQLQFEALHGYELEAKIEKLLANIGFSSADANRLVGDFSGGWQMRIALGKILLQDPEVLLLDEPTNHLDIDSIEWLENYLLDQKTAMIIISHDRRFLDKICSHIVHTQRGISRKYIGNYTAYIEQKSLEEDSLKSAFERQQKELTSQQEYIDRFRASATRSTQAKSREKLLNKIEKIESPIFNLKKPRFSFQESPRSGKKIVNIKDLTHTYDGNIVFLGAELEIEKGDHIAILGPNGSGKSTLLRLIMGIEKYEDGLIEIGNHNVIPSYFEQNQSEALDLQQTVINTLFTIVPDWSQTQVRSLLGNFGFTNEDVFKKVGDLSGGEKARLALAAIIIKPFNFLLLDEPTNHLDIPAKEMLETAIREYQGSLIVVSHDRYFISKVANKILEIRDGQLFIYQGDYNYYLEKKKQQEEEAVKLLEDAKKEAKRLLKRDLKRKKKSIKKKNN from the coding sequence GTGATCAGACTTGAGCGGGTTAGTAAAATTTATCCTACTGCTCAGGTTCTCAAAGACATAACTTGGGAGTTGAAAGCTGGTCAACGTATTGGTTTGGTGGGTGTCAATGGCGCTGGAAAATCAACTCAATTAAAGATCATTGCAGGTTTAGAGGAAGTCACGTCAGGTGAAGTTATATATGAAGGTGAGCCTCGAATAGCTTATTTACAGCAGGAATTTGATGTTGATGTCAACCAAACAGTAAGAGAAGAACTTTTCAAAGCATTTGCAGATGCCTCTGAAGTATTAAATCAGATCCGTGAAATAGAGCTTTTAATGGGTTCTATTAAAGCTAAAACAGATGCTACACATCTTGATTTTTTGATTAAAAAGTTAGGAGAATTGCAGCTTCAGTTTGAGGCTTTACATGGTTATGAACTAGAAGCAAAGATTGAAAAATTATTAGCAAATATTGGATTTTCTTCCGCTGATGCAAATCGATTAGTCGGAGATTTCTCAGGAGGCTGGCAAATGAGAATTGCTCTAGGGAAAATATTACTTCAAGATCCAGAAGTTTTATTATTAGATGAACCAACCAATCATTTAGATATAGATTCAATTGAATGGCTAGAAAATTATTTGTTGGATCAAAAGACTGCAATGATAATAATTAGCCATGATAGACGCTTTTTAGATAAAATATGTTCGCATATTGTTCATACACAAAGGGGTATTTCTCGTAAATATATAGGTAACTACACTGCATACATTGAGCAGAAAAGTCTAGAAGAAGATTCTTTAAAATCTGCTTTTGAAAGACAGCAAAAGGAACTAACATCTCAACAAGAATATATTGATAGATTTCGTGCAAGTGCTACAAGAAGTACACAAGCAAAAAGCCGTGAGAAATTGTTAAATAAAATAGAAAAGATAGAGTCTCCAATTTTCAATTTAAAAAAACCTAGATTTAGTTTTCAAGAATCACCAAGATCAGGGAAAAAAATAGTTAATATTAAAGACTTAACTCATACATATGATGGGAATATTGTTTTTCTTGGTGCAGAACTTGAAATTGAGAAAGGTGATCATATTGCAATTTTAGGACCCAATGGATCAGGGAAATCAACATTATTGAGATTAATTATGGGTATAGAGAAATATGAAGATGGTTTAATAGAAATAGGTAATCATAATGTTATTCCAAGCTATTTCGAGCAAAATCAATCTGAAGCACTTGATTTACAGCAAACTGTTATTAATACTTTATTTACAATAGTGCCTGATTGGAGCCAAACACAAGTTCGATCTTTATTAGGCAACTTTGGCTTTACTAATGAAGATGTTTTTAAGAAGGTAGGAGATTTGAGTGGAGGGGAAAAAGCCCGCCTTGCTTTGGCTGCAATTATCATTAAACCCTTTAACTTCTTACTTTTGGATGAACCAACTAATCATTTGGATATCCCTGCTAAGGAAATGCTAGAAACTGCTATTAGAGAATATCAAGGATCATTAATAGTCGTTTCACATGATAGATATTTTATTTCGAAAGTTGCTAATAAAATTCTTGAAATTAGAGATGGTCAGTTATTCATCTATCAAGGTGATTATAATTATTATTTAGAGAAGAAAAAACAGCAAGAAGAAGAAGCAGTTAAATTATTGGAAGATGCTAAAAAGGAAGCCAAAAGACTTTTAAAGAGAGACTTGAAAAGGAAAAAGAAATCTATTAAGAAAAAGAATAACTAA